The region TGCTTGGGCATAAAGCGATAGGATCTGCTTTATTGCTGCATCTCCTATACAATGGATCGCTACCTGCAGACCATTTTCGTGTGCTTCCAGAATAAACTTTTCCCATTCCTGAGAACTCTTATACAATATTCCTCTGTTTTGTGGATCATTGATGTACGGTTCTGATAAAGCTGCCGTGCCAGAGCCAAAAGAACCGTCAGCCAAGATACAACCACCCACTCTTGGTGCACCGAGTTCTAACGCTTTCTGTATATTAAAGATCTGAGGATAAAGTACAAACTCAATGGAAAACTTCTTTTTTGATTCTTGAAGTAATTTATAATGTAGTGGATCATCTTTAGCATCTCCAACCATAGTATGAACTGTTGTATGACCTGCTAAAATTGCTAATTCTGCTGCTCTCTGATAGGCAGATATTATCTCTTCTTGAGAAATATTTCTGTGAAACCAGCGACTGATATGATCGTTCCAATCACCTCTGTAAACTTCAACTTCAGGCAGGGGAATTTTTCCCCATTGTTCAATTTCCTTTTTTGCTTTACTGTTGATCTGGACTGAATGACCATCTATACGCCGTATCAGACAAGGAGCATTAGGAAATATTCTATCCAACTCTTCTGGAGCCGGAAATCTTTTCTCGCTGATAAGATTTTCATCAAAGTTGTAACCGACAAATATTCCGTCGATGGGTTCTCTCTCTTGCAACAACTTATATACATCTTCCAGACACCGGCAGTTTCCTAAATCAGCTGCCCTGGAATAGAGCCCCCCTTCAAAAGAATGGGTATGAGTATCTACAAAACCGGGATAGACAAAAGTGCCGTTTAAGTCAATCTTATTACCTTGAAAGTTGTTTGGTAATTTCTGAAATGTCTCGACTATTACACCATTTTCATCAACCAATAACGCACTAAAGGTCTCATGTCTCTCCTTTAGTGAATAAAAGAGTGCATTATAAAAAAGAGTCATATTACCCCTCGTTCC is a window of Candidatus Cloacimonadota bacterium DNA encoding:
- a CDS encoding amidohydrolase, coding for MTLFYNALFYSLKERHETFSALLVDENGVIVETFQKLPNNFQGNKIDLNGTFVYPGFVDTHTHSFEGGLYSRAADLGNCRCLEDVYKLLQEREPIDGIFVGYNFDENLISEKRFPAPEELDRIFPNAPCLIRRIDGHSVQINSKAKKEIEQWGKIPLPEVEVYRGDWNDHISRWFHRNISQEEIISAYQRAAELAILAGHTTVHTMVGDAKDDPLHYKLLQESKKKFSIEFVLYPQIFNIQKALELGAPRVGGCILADGSFGSGTAALSEPYINDPQNRGILYKSSQEWEKFILEAHENGLQVAIHCIGDAAIKQILSLYAQAQQQNPKNIHHQIIHSELITDDRVIDMMKEYHVAAVMQPVFDLLWGGEDKLYAHVIGKDRALQCNRFRSLLAKNVLVTGGSDWYVTEMNALKGIYGAVNHHNTTERIDPFAALSLYTINAARLINEDENVGMLTPGRKADLVCLDRDLLQNDDILSIKITRVVKAGKIIH